A section of the Corvus moneduloides isolate bCorMon1 chromosome 29, bCorMon1.pri, whole genome shotgun sequence genome encodes:
- the LOC116436192 gene encoding FK506-binding protein 5-like isoform X1, with protein sequence MTSPRLCEVSGQLGLGLAVNKSIIVSFQEEDQILYKSSLIPRSLTPVDSFPLVRAVGHGLPSHRPWVPTSRKEMAKGCLSSPKGATAAAAAAAAAMEGVEEDAATAAVEEDLWDTRARGRPAMEEEAAAAAAAAAVVEVAGSFIRLTCHHPPVEEEEEEEAVASRAKDPSALLEEEEEEEEEVEEEGAQGNKAKAPSLLEGVEVAEEEVLTTRAMYPSASEGEEEVVVVSKAKVPSALMEEVVEVVVEVVVEVQATRAKESSLLVEAAVVVVVEVVVEVAQATRAKVPSALEEVVVEEEEVVVNKAKVPSVLVGVAREEEEEVEVVKVPSLLVEEVVVVEEEVQGTRVKVPSALEVAVEEEEEEVAQGTRAKVPSLLAVVVVVEEEEEEVQGTRAKVPSALEVAVEEEEEEVAQGTRAKVPSLLAVVVVVEEEVAQGTRAKALCALGEEVEEEVEVAQATRAKVPSSSSEVEAEVEVEVVPPALEECPCSSRPSPSAGHRRPSTSSGCQKDSDTKEAQDTKMPHISSSVKFKIICIVLFSFPPGMF encoded by the exons ATGACGAGCCCGAGATTATGCGAAGTAAgtgggcagctggggctgggtttggctgTAAATAAATCAATCATTGTTTCTTTCCAAGAGGAGGACCAGATCCTATATAAAAGTTCTCTCATACCACGTTCCCTCACTCCCGTTGACTCCTTTCCACTGGTTCGTGCCGTGGGACACG GACTCCCATCACACAGACCATGGGTTCCCACCAGCAGAAAGGAGATGGCCAAGGGATGTCTGAGCAGTCCCAAGGGTGccacggcggcggcggcggcggcggcggctgccatggagggggtggaggaggaTGCTGCCACAGCAGCGGTGGAGGAGGATCTATGGGATACCAGAGCCAGGGGTCGTCCTGCcatggaggaggaggcggctgcggcggctgcggcggcggcaGTGGTGGAGGTGGCGGGATCATTTATCAGACTCACATGCCATCATCCtcctgtggaggaggaggaggaggaggaggcggtgGCCAGCAGAGCCAAGGATCCATCTGCATTattggaggaggaggaggaggaggaggaggaggtggaggaggagggggctcAGGGCAACAAAGCCAAGGCCCCATCATTATTGGAGGGGGTGGAGGTGGCGGAGGAGGAAGTTCTGACCACCAGAGCCATGTACCCATCTGCATcggagggggaggaggaggtggtggtggtcaGCAAAGCCAAGGTCCCATCTGCATTGATGGAGGAAGtggtggaggtggtggtggaggtggtggtggaggtTCAGGCCACGAGGGCAAAGGAATCATCATTATTGGTGGAGGCAgcggtggtggtggtggtggaggtggtggtggaggtGGCTCAGGCCACCAGGGCCAAGGTCCCATCTGCATTGGAGGAGGTagtggtggaggaggaggaggtggtggtcAACAAAGCCAAGGTCCCATCTGTGTTGGTGGGGGTGgcaagggaggaggaggaggaggtggaggtggtCAAGGTCCCATCATTATTGgtggaggaggtggtggtggtggaggaggaggtTCAGGGCACCAGGGTCAAGGTCCCATCTGCATTGGAGGtggcagtggaggaggaggaggag gaggtggctcAGGGCACCAGGGCCAAGGTCCCATCATTATTAgcggtggtggtggtggtggaggaggaggaggaggaggttcAGGGCACCAGGGCCAAGGTCCCATCTGCATTGGAGGtggcagtggaggaggaggaggaggaggtggctcAGGGCACCAGGGCCAAGGTCCCATCATTATTAgcggtggtggtggtggtggaggaggaggtggctcAGGGCACCAGGGCCAAGGCCCTGTGTGCATtgggggaggaggtggaggaggaggtggaggtggcTCAGGCCACCAGGGCCAAGGTCCCATCGTCATCATCGGAAGTGGAGGCggaggtggaggtggaggtggttcctccagctctggaggAATGTCCATGCAGCAGCAGACCCAGCCCATCTGCTGGCCACCGC
- the LOC116436192 gene encoding FK506-binding protein 5-like isoform X6 — protein sequence MAKGCLSSPKGATAAAAAAAAAMEGVEEDAATAAVEEDLWDTRARGRPAMEEEAAAAAAAAAVVEVAGSFIRLTCHHPPVEEEEEEEAVASRAKDPSALLEEEEEEEEEVEEEGAQGNKAKAPSLLEGVEVAEEEVLTTRAMYPSASEGEEEVVVVSKAKVPSALMEEVVEVVVEVVVEVQATRAKESSLLVEAAVVVVVEVVVEVAQATRAKVPSALEEVVVEEEEVVVNKAKVPSVLVGVAREEEEEVEVVKVPSLLVEEVVVVEEEVQGTRVKVPSALEVAVEEEEEEVAQGTRAKVPSLLAVVVVVEEEEEEVQGTRAKVPSALEVAVEEEEEEVAQGTRAKVPSLLAVVVVVEEEVAQGTRAKALCALGEEVEEEVEVAQATRAKVPSSSSEVEAEVEVEVVPPALEECPCSSRPSPSAGHRRPSTSSGCQKDSDTKEAQDTKMPHISSSVKFKIICIVLFSFPPGMF from the exons ATGGCCAAGGGATGTCTGAGCAGTCCCAAGGGTGccacggcggcggcggcggcggcggcggctgccatggagggggtggaggaggaTGCTGCCACAGCAGCGGTGGAGGAGGATCTATGGGATACCAGAGCCAGGGGTCGTCCTGCcatggaggaggaggcggctgcggcggctgcggcggcggcaGTGGTGGAGGTGGCGGGATCATTTATCAGACTCACATGCCATCATCCtcctgtggaggaggaggaggaggaggaggcggtgGCCAGCAGAGCCAAGGATCCATCTGCATTattggaggaggaggaggaggaggaggaggaggtggaggaggagggggctcAGGGCAACAAAGCCAAGGCCCCATCATTATTGGAGGGGGTGGAGGTGGCGGAGGAGGAAGTTCTGACCACCAGAGCCATGTACCCATCTGCATcggagggggaggaggaggtggtggtggtcaGCAAAGCCAAGGTCCCATCTGCATTGATGGAGGAAGtggtggaggtggtggtggaggtggtggtggaggtTCAGGCCACGAGGGCAAAGGAATCATCATTATTGGTGGAGGCAgcggtggtggtggtggtggaggtggtggtggaggtGGCTCAGGCCACCAGGGCCAAGGTCCCATCTGCATTGGAGGAGGTagtggtggaggaggaggaggtggtggtcAACAAAGCCAAGGTCCCATCTGTGTTGGTGGGGGTGgcaagggaggaggaggaggaggtggaggtggtCAAGGTCCCATCATTATTGgtggaggaggtggtggtggtggaggaggaggtTCAGGGCACCAGGGTCAAGGTCCCATCTGCATTGGAGGtggcagtggaggaggaggaggag gaggtggctcAGGGCACCAGGGCCAAGGTCCCATCATTATTAgcggtggtggtggtggtggaggaggaggaggaggaggttcAGGGCACCAGGGCCAAGGTCCCATCTGCATTGGAGGtggcagtggaggaggaggaggaggaggtggctcAGGGCACCAGGGCCAAGGTCCCATCATTATTAgcggtggtggtggtggtggaggaggaggtggctcAGGGCACCAGGGCCAAGGCCCTGTGTGCATtgggggaggaggtggaggaggaggtggaggtggcTCAGGCCACCAGGGCCAAGGTCCCATCGTCATCATCGGAAGTGGAGGCggaggtggaggtggaggtggttcctccagctctggaggAATGTCCATGCAGCAGCAGACCCAGCCCATCTGCTGGCCACCGC
- the LOC116436192 gene encoding FK506-binding protein 5-like isoform X3 — translation MTSPRLCEVSGQLGLGLAVNKSIIVSFQEEDQILYKSSLIPRSLTPVDSFPLVRAVGHGLPSHRPWVPTSRKEMAKGCLSSPKGATAAAAAAAAAMEGVEEDAATAAVEEDLWDTRARGRPAMEEEAAAAAAAAAVVEVAGSFIRLTCHHPPVEEEEEEEAVASRAKDPSALLEEEEEEEEEVEEEGAQGNKAKAPSLLEGVEVAEEEVLTTRAMYPSASEGEEEVVVVSKAKVPSALMEEVVEVVVEVVVEVQATRAKESSLLVEAAVVVVVEVVVEVAQATRAKVPSALEEVVVEEEEVVVNKAKVPSVLVGVAREEEEEVEVVKVPSLLVEEVVVVEEEVQGTRVKVPSALEVAVEEEEEEVAQGTRAKVPSLLAVVVVVEEEEEEVQGTRAKVPSALEVAVEEEEEEVAQGTRAKVPSLLAVVVVEEEVEVAQATRAKVPSSSSEVEAEVEVEVVPPALEECPCSSRPSPSAGHRRPSTSSGCQKDSDTKEAQDTKMPHISSSVKFKIICIVLFSFPPGMF, via the exons ATGACGAGCCCGAGATTATGCGAAGTAAgtgggcagctggggctgggtttggctgTAAATAAATCAATCATTGTTTCTTTCCAAGAGGAGGACCAGATCCTATATAAAAGTTCTCTCATACCACGTTCCCTCACTCCCGTTGACTCCTTTCCACTGGTTCGTGCCGTGGGACACG GACTCCCATCACACAGACCATGGGTTCCCACCAGCAGAAAGGAGATGGCCAAGGGATGTCTGAGCAGTCCCAAGGGTGccacggcggcggcggcggcggcggcggctgccatggagggggtggaggaggaTGCTGCCACAGCAGCGGTGGAGGAGGATCTATGGGATACCAGAGCCAGGGGTCGTCCTGCcatggaggaggaggcggctgcggcggctgcggcggcggcaGTGGTGGAGGTGGCGGGATCATTTATCAGACTCACATGCCATCATCCtcctgtggaggaggaggaggaggaggaggcggtgGCCAGCAGAGCCAAGGATCCATCTGCATTattggaggaggaggaggaggaggaggaggaggtggaggaggagggggctcAGGGCAACAAAGCCAAGGCCCCATCATTATTGGAGGGGGTGGAGGTGGCGGAGGAGGAAGTTCTGACCACCAGAGCCATGTACCCATCTGCATcggagggggaggaggaggtggtggtggtcaGCAAAGCCAAGGTCCCATCTGCATTGATGGAGGAAGtggtggaggtggtggtggaggtggtggtggaggtTCAGGCCACGAGGGCAAAGGAATCATCATTATTGGTGGAGGCAgcggtggtggtggtggtggaggtggtggtggaggtGGCTCAGGCCACCAGGGCCAAGGTCCCATCTGCATTGGAGGAGGTagtggtggaggaggaggaggtggtggtcAACAAAGCCAAGGTCCCATCTGTGTTGGTGGGGGTGgcaagggaggaggaggaggaggtggaggtggtCAAGGTCCCATCATTATTGgtggaggaggtggtggtggtggaggaggaggtTCAGGGCACCAGGGTCAAGGTCCCATCTGCATTGGAGGtggcagtggaggaggaggaggag gaggtggctcAGGGCACCAGGGCCAAGGTCCCATCATTATTAgcggtggtggtggtggtggaggaggaggaggaggaggttcAGGGCACCAGGGCCAAGGTCCCATCTGCATTGGAGGtggcagtggaggaggaggaggaggaggtggctcAGGGCACCAGGGCCAAGGTCCCATCATTATTAgcggtggtggtg gtggaggaggaggtggaggtggcTCAGGCCACCAGGGCCAAGGTCCCATCGTCATCATCGGAAGTGGAGGCggaggtggaggtggaggtggttcctccagctctggaggAATGTCCATGCAGCAGCAGACCCAGCCCATCTGCTGGCCACCGC
- the LOC116436192 gene encoding FK506-binding protein 5-like isoform X2, with amino-acid sequence MTSPRLCEVSGQLGLGLAVNKSIIVSFQEEDQILYKSSLIPRSLTPVDSFPLVRAVGHGLPSHRPWVPTSRKEMAKGCLSSPKGATAAAAAAAAAMEGVEEDAATAAVEEDLWDTRARGRPAMEEEAAAAAAAAAVVEVAGSFIRLTCHHPPVEEEEEEEAVASRAKDPSALLEEEEEEEEEVEEEGAQGNKAKAPSLLEGVEVAEEEVLTTRAMYPSASEGEEEVVVVSKAKVPSALMEEVVEVVVEVVVEVQATRAKESSLLVEAAVVVVVEVVVEVAQATRAKVPSALEEVVVEEEEVVVNKAKVPSVLVGVAREEEEEEVQGTRAKVPSALVGVAWEEEVAQGTRAKVPSLLAVVVVVEEEEEEVQGTRAKVPSALEVAVEEEEEEVAQGTRAKVPSLLAVVVVVEEEVAQGTRAKALCALGEEVEEEVEVAQATRAKVPSSSSEVEAEVEVEVVPPALEECPCSSRPSPSAGHRRPSTSSGCQKDSDTKEAQDTKMPHISSSVKFKIICIVLFSFPPGMF; translated from the exons ATGACGAGCCCGAGATTATGCGAAGTAAgtgggcagctggggctgggtttggctgTAAATAAATCAATCATTGTTTCTTTCCAAGAGGAGGACCAGATCCTATATAAAAGTTCTCTCATACCACGTTCCCTCACTCCCGTTGACTCCTTTCCACTGGTTCGTGCCGTGGGACACG GACTCCCATCACACAGACCATGGGTTCCCACCAGCAGAAAGGAGATGGCCAAGGGATGTCTGAGCAGTCCCAAGGGTGccacggcggcggcggcggcggcggcggctgccatggagggggtggaggaggaTGCTGCCACAGCAGCGGTGGAGGAGGATCTATGGGATACCAGAGCCAGGGGTCGTCCTGCcatggaggaggaggcggctgcggcggctgcggcggcggcaGTGGTGGAGGTGGCGGGATCATTTATCAGACTCACATGCCATCATCCtcctgtggaggaggaggaggaggaggaggcggtgGCCAGCAGAGCCAAGGATCCATCTGCATTattggaggaggaggaggaggaggaggaggaggtggaggaggagggggctcAGGGCAACAAAGCCAAGGCCCCATCATTATTGGAGGGGGTGGAGGTGGCGGAGGAGGAAGTTCTGACCACCAGAGCCATGTACCCATCTGCATcggagggggaggaggaggtggtggtggtcaGCAAAGCCAAGGTCCCATCTGCATTGATGGAGGAAGtggtggaggtggtggtggaggtggtggtggaggtTCAGGCCACGAGGGCAAAGGAATCATCATTATTGGTGGAGGCAgcggtggtggtggtggtggaggtggtggtggaggtGGCTCAGGCCACCAGGGCCAAGGTCCCATCTGCATTGGAGGAGGTagtggtggaggaggaggaggtggtggtcAACAAAGCCAAGGTCCCATCTGTGTTGGTGGGGGTGgcaagggaggaggaggaggag gaggtTCAGGGCACCAGG GCCAAGGTCCCATCTGCATTGGTGGGGGTGGcatgggaggaggaggtggctcAGGGCACCAGGGCCAAGGTCCCATCATTATTAgcggtggtggtggtggtggaggaggaggaggaggaggttcAGGGCACCAGGGCCAAGGTCCCATCTGCATTGGAGGtggcagtggaggaggaggaggaggaggtggctcAGGGCACCAGGGCCAAGGTCCCATCATTATTAgcggtggtggtggtggtggaggaggaggtggctcAGGGCACCAGGGCCAAGGCCCTGTGTGCATtgggggaggaggtggaggaggaggtggaggtggcTCAGGCCACCAGGGCCAAGGTCCCATCGTCATCATCGGAAGTGGAGGCggaggtggaggtggaggtggttcctccagctctggaggAATGTCCATGCAGCAGCAGACCCAGCCCATCTGCTGGCCACCGC
- the LOC116436192 gene encoding FK506-binding protein 5-like isoform X5, which produces MTSPRLCEVSGQLGLGLAVNKSIIVSFQEEDQILYKSSLIPRSLTPVDSFPLVRAVGHGLPSHRPWVPTSRKEMAKGCLSSPKGATAAAAAAAAAMEGVEEDAATAAVEEDLWDTRARGRPAMEEEAAAAAAAAAVVEVAGSFIRLTCHHPPVEEEEEEEAVASRAKDPSALLEEEEEEEEEVEEEGAQGNKAKAPSLLEGVEVAEEEVLTTRAMYPSASEGEEEVVVVSKAKVPSALMEEVVEVVVEVVVEVQATRAKESSLLVEAAVVVVVEVVVEVAQATRAKVPSALEEVVVEEEEVVVNKAKVPSVLVGVAREEEEEEVQGTRAKVPSALVGVAWEEEEEVAQGTRAKVPSLLAVVVVVEEEVAQGTRAKALCALGEEVEEEVEVAQATRAKVPSSSSEVEAEVEVEVVPPALEECPCSSRPSPSAGHRRPSTSSGCQKDSDTKEAQDTKMPHISSSVKFKIICIVLFSFPPGMF; this is translated from the exons ATGACGAGCCCGAGATTATGCGAAGTAAgtgggcagctggggctgggtttggctgTAAATAAATCAATCATTGTTTCTTTCCAAGAGGAGGACCAGATCCTATATAAAAGTTCTCTCATACCACGTTCCCTCACTCCCGTTGACTCCTTTCCACTGGTTCGTGCCGTGGGACACG GACTCCCATCACACAGACCATGGGTTCCCACCAGCAGAAAGGAGATGGCCAAGGGATGTCTGAGCAGTCCCAAGGGTGccacggcggcggcggcggcggcggcggctgccatggagggggtggaggaggaTGCTGCCACAGCAGCGGTGGAGGAGGATCTATGGGATACCAGAGCCAGGGGTCGTCCTGCcatggaggaggaggcggctgcggcggctgcggcggcggcaGTGGTGGAGGTGGCGGGATCATTTATCAGACTCACATGCCATCATCCtcctgtggaggaggaggaggaggaggaggcggtgGCCAGCAGAGCCAAGGATCCATCTGCATTattggaggaggaggaggaggaggaggaggaggtggaggaggagggggctcAGGGCAACAAAGCCAAGGCCCCATCATTATTGGAGGGGGTGGAGGTGGCGGAGGAGGAAGTTCTGACCACCAGAGCCATGTACCCATCTGCATcggagggggaggaggaggtggtggtggtcaGCAAAGCCAAGGTCCCATCTGCATTGATGGAGGAAGtggtggaggtggtggtggaggtggtggtggaggtTCAGGCCACGAGGGCAAAGGAATCATCATTATTGGTGGAGGCAgcggtggtggtggtggtggaggtggtggtggaggtGGCTCAGGCCACCAGGGCCAAGGTCCCATCTGCATTGGAGGAGGTagtggtggaggaggaggaggtggtggtcAACAAAGCCAAGGTCCCATCTGTGTTGGTGGGGGTGgcaagggaggaggaggaggag gaggtTCAGGGCACCAGG GCCAAGGTCCCATCTGCATTGGTGGGGGTGGcatgggaggaggag gaggaggtggctcAGGGCACCAGGGCCAAGGTCCCATCATTATTAgcggtggtggtggtggtggaggaggaggtggctcAGGGCACCAGGGCCAAGGCCCTGTGTGCATtgggggaggaggtggaggaggaggtggaggtggcTCAGGCCACCAGGGCCAAGGTCCCATCGTCATCATCGGAAGTGGAGGCggaggtggaggtggaggtggttcctccagctctggaggAATGTCCATGCAGCAGCAGACCCAGCCCATCTGCTGGCCACCGC
- the LOC116436192 gene encoding FK506-binding protein 5-like isoform X4, protein MTSPRLCEVSGQLGLGLAVNKSIIVSFQEEDQILYKSSLIPRSLTPVDSFPLVRAVGHGLPSHRPWVPTSRKEMAKGCLSSPKGATAAAAAAAAAMEGVEEDAATAAVEEDLWDTRARGRPAMEEEAAAAAAAAAVVEVAGSFIRLTCHHPPVEEEEEEEAVASRAKDPSALLEEEEEEEEEVEEEGAQGNKAKAPSLLEGVEVAEEEVLTTRAMYPSASEGEEEVVVVSKAKVPSALMEEVVEVVVEVVVEVQATRAKESSLLVEAAVVVVVEVVVEVAQATRAKVPSALEEVVVEEEEVVVNKAKVPSVLVGVAREEEEEVAQGTRAKVPSLLAVVVVVEEEEEEVQGTRAKVPSALEVAVEEEEEEVAQGTRAKVPSLLAVVVVVEEEVAQGTRAKALCALGEEVEEEVEVAQATRAKVPSSSSEVEAEVEVEVVPPALEECPCSSRPSPSAGHRRPSTSSGCQKDSDTKEAQDTKMPHISSSVKFKIICIVLFSFPPGMF, encoded by the exons ATGACGAGCCCGAGATTATGCGAAGTAAgtgggcagctggggctgggtttggctgTAAATAAATCAATCATTGTTTCTTTCCAAGAGGAGGACCAGATCCTATATAAAAGTTCTCTCATACCACGTTCCCTCACTCCCGTTGACTCCTTTCCACTGGTTCGTGCCGTGGGACACG GACTCCCATCACACAGACCATGGGTTCCCACCAGCAGAAAGGAGATGGCCAAGGGATGTCTGAGCAGTCCCAAGGGTGccacggcggcggcggcggcggcggcggctgccatggagggggtggaggaggaTGCTGCCACAGCAGCGGTGGAGGAGGATCTATGGGATACCAGAGCCAGGGGTCGTCCTGCcatggaggaggaggcggctgcggcggctgcggcggcggcaGTGGTGGAGGTGGCGGGATCATTTATCAGACTCACATGCCATCATCCtcctgtggaggaggaggaggaggaggaggcggtgGCCAGCAGAGCCAAGGATCCATCTGCATTattggaggaggaggaggaggaggaggaggaggtggaggaggagggggctcAGGGCAACAAAGCCAAGGCCCCATCATTATTGGAGGGGGTGGAGGTGGCGGAGGAGGAAGTTCTGACCACCAGAGCCATGTACCCATCTGCATcggagggggaggaggaggtggtggtggtcaGCAAAGCCAAGGTCCCATCTGCATTGATGGAGGAAGtggtggaggtggtggtggaggtggtggtggaggtTCAGGCCACGAGGGCAAAGGAATCATCATTATTGGTGGAGGCAgcggtggtggtggtggtggaggtggtggtggaggtGGCTCAGGCCACCAGGGCCAAGGTCCCATCTGCATTGGAGGAGGTagtggtggaggaggaggaggtggtggtcAACAAAGCCAAGGTCCCATCTGTGTTGGTGGGGGTGgcaagggaggaggaggaggag gtggctcAGGGCACCAGGGCCAAGGTCCCATCATTATTAgcggtggtggtggtggtggaggaggaggaggaggaggttcAGGGCACCAGGGCCAAGGTCCCATCTGCATTGGAGGtggcagtggaggaggaggaggaggaggtggctcAGGGCACCAGGGCCAAGGTCCCATCATTATTAgcggtggtggtggtggtggaggaggaggtggctcAGGGCACCAGGGCCAAGGCCCTGTGTGCATtgggggaggaggtggaggaggaggtggaggtggcTCAGGCCACCAGGGCCAAGGTCCCATCGTCATCATCGGAAGTGGAGGCggaggtggaggtggaggtggttcctccagctctggaggAATGTCCATGCAGCAGCAGACCCAGCCCATCTGCTGGCCACCGC
- the LOC116436256 gene encoding late cornified envelope-like proline-rich protein 1: protein MSYYGYQYKQQCYIPGGMKCSAPTFTQQCHSPGVVTCGSCSPCAPTGTKVCTMRKTLASPRCPGPCRPGCVETHVVEGHHSSSSSCSSSRCLDPCSVPFPQPLVQGRELCVPRCGQAVVRRCPQVCAPAPVCQDSSCPYSYQWSNSYQYNCGQ from the coding sequence ATGTCCTACTACGGGTACCAGTACAAGCAGCAGTGCTACATTCCCGGCGGGATGAAGTGCTCCGCGCCCACCTtcacccagcagtgccacagccccGGCGTGGTGACCTGCGggtcctgctctccctgtgcccccacgGGGACCAAGGTCTGCACCATGAGGAAAACCCTGGCAAGCCCGCGGTGCCCCGGGCCCTGCCGGCCGGGCTGCGTGGAAACCCACGTGGTGGAAGGCCACCactcgtcctcctcgtcctgcagcagctccaggtgtcTGGACCCCTGCTCCGTGCCCTTCCCgcagcccctggtgcagggcagggagctgtgtgTGCCCCGCTGCGGGCAGGCCGTGGTCAggaggtgtccccaggtgtgtgCCCCGGCCCCCGTGTGCCAGGACAGCTCCTGCCCCTACTCCTACCAGTGGTCCAACAGTTACCAGTACAACTGTGGGCAGTAA
- the LOC116436275 gene encoding claw keratin-like: MVHSLSPCTDGSASPCGVAVPQPVADTCNEPCVRQCPDSTVVIYPPPVVVTFPGPILSTFPQQSAVGSAGVPEVGAGVGAAVGAGVGGGFGAARTPGASQVYGGARWSRGYPAGSCRPCC; encoded by the coding sequence ATGGTTCACTCCCTGAGCCCCTGCACCGACGGCAGCGCCTCCCCCTGCGGcgtggctgtgccccagcccgTGGCCGACACCTGCAACGAGCCCTGTGTCCGGCAGTGCCCCGACTCCACGGTGGTGATTTACCCTCCCCCTGTGGTCGTCACCTTCCCTGGGCCCATCCTCAGCACCTTCCCGCAGCAGAGCGCCGTGGGATCCGCGGGAGTCCCCGAAGTTGGAGCCGGTGTCGGAGCCGCTGTCGGAGCCGGTGTCGGAGGTGGTTTTGGTGCTGCCCGAACCCCTGGAGCTTCCCAAGTTTACGGCGGGGCCAGGTGGAGCCGGGGGTacccagctgggagctgcagaccCTGCTGCTAA